CACGCTCTTAATAGCGCCGCTAAGAAAAAAAATAAAACAATGAAAGTTCATCTTAACATCGATACCGGCATGAGCAGGTTCGGATGTAGAGCAGAAGATGCTATAACACTCGCAGAAGCTATCGACGACGCAGAAAACCTTAAATTGGAAGGGTTGATGACACACTACGCTTTTGCCGACGACACTTCCAGAGACGAAGAAACAATCCATCAAACAAAAGCCTTTAAAAAAATAATAAAGAAGTGCTCAGATAAAGGAATAACTCCAGCATGGATTCATTCAGCAAACTCCAGCGCAGCGATACGATTCGATACGACACATACCAATATGGTGCGTATAGGACTCGCCGCATATGGAATGTATCCTTCAGAGGCATGTAAGGACAAGATAACGCTTAAATTATCATTGTCACTGACATCGAAAATAGCACGGATACAGACATGCTACAAAGGTGAAACAGTAAGCTATGGAGGTAGCTATACAGTACAACACAAGGAAGAAAGAATAGCAGTAATACCGCTAGGGTATTTCGACGGTATACATCGACGATATAGCGGTAAAGGCTATGCCCTCGTGCGCGGACAGAAAGCCCCTTTCGTCGGAGCAATATGTATGGATTTTATGATGCTAGATGTCACTAATATCGATAACGTAACAGTCGGCGATAGCGTGTTAATCTTCGGCGAAGATGAATATGGAAATACATTCCCAGTAGAAGACCTCGCATATTCGGGAGGTTCTATACCATACGAGCTCATAACATGCCTAGGACCACGAATACAACGCGTCTTCACATACTCAAGATAGCTAATAACTCATTGATCCGAACTCCGAATGCCGATTTTTCACCACAGAGCCACAGAGCGCACAGAGAGCGTCCACCGCGCAGAGCGCGCGCAGCGGACGCACAGCTGTCGCCATTGTCGAGGATTGTACTTTTTTTCTTTGTTTTTATTATAGCAAGCGTAAAGATATAATCTTACTTTTGCGACAACGGCGAGAGGGGACACTGCCGTGTCCGGGTTTATTCATTGTTCAATGTTCAACGAAAAAGGGGGTCTGGGGGAAATCCCCCAGCCATATTCTTTTTTTCTTTCTCTGTGTCCTCTGTGGCTCTGTGGTGAAAAATCCTACTCCGAACTCCGAATTCCGAACTTTTTCGCTAGCAAAACGACGCTATAGAATGATTCGCTAATAACATCATGAGCTTTTGTCCCGAAAAGCATCGCTAGCGTTACTAACGAAAGCGCACCTCCGCCGACAATGACGTCTGAAAGCCAATGCGCTCCGCTGAAAAGCCTAGGAAGGGCGAGAAAAACCGCTAACATCGTAGCAGGGACGCCATAACGCCAGCGTCCAATAAACCATACTATTCCCAGCCACGAAAATAATACAGCGGCATTGTCTCCAGGGAAGCTGTTCGCCGAAAAGTCTCTGATACGATGCCCAGGGAATAATTCTGTAAGGCGTATTGCCCCAGAAAGTACCGCCGTAGGACTCTGACGATGATACTCTAGACCCCACTGTATTAAAAGCTTTCCAATGACGGTAGCAAGCCCTACGAATATTGTGAGCGCTAAAAGCTGTGACATGCGATACAAAAAATCACGCCGTTTTCCAAAAAAAAGATAGTACAAATAAAAAAGATTCATCGATATGGCAATAAAAAATTTGGCGGTATGCGTGTTTAGCAGAAACCACATCTTATTCCACCACGATATATCCCCAGAAAGACTGCCGTTTAAATACTCGAAAACAGCAATGTCAATCCCATCCCAAATTTCGCGCGTGGCAGGAAGCAGCCAGCTGCCAATAAGGAAAATTGCTGCCGATAGTAAAATAAAAAATATATAACGATGCTTCATATAAATATACCTTATATTAAAAAGAACATATCATGATATTCTTAGAGAGAATTTAAACTCAAGTATCAACGCATGTTAGCCCACTGCCGCAGCTCAAAAACGGGGGCTGGGGGTTTATAGCGTATAGTAAAATCATTGATCATTGATCATTGATCATTGAAAAATGCGCCCTCCGTGGTAAAATCCTACTCCTTTCCTATCCGCTATTAAAGATTGACATTGTCAATCCCGTATGCTATACGCATTATAAAAACGGAGTAGATAATGAAATCACGAATAATATGGTGCCTTTGTATCTTCACCGCTATCTTTGCTAATAGCTTAGTCATCGCCGCTGACGAAGCTTTTGTCACGACACCACTGACACGCACCGAAAAGGATGTGATGAAAGCCCTCGGCGAACACATCACCTACAACGACGAAGGACAGAATACCGTAGGACGTATCGTCATCGACGATATGAAGGCCGGAATCAACCAGTCGACATGGATATATGTGAGGACAGCACTCGATTACTACAAAGAAGTTAAACCCGCATTCATAATACTAGAACTCAACACCCCAGGAGGAGAGGTCTTCGCTGCACAGAAAATCTCCGACGCCCTTAAAGATTTCGACACACAATACGACATACCAATAGTCGCTTTCGTTAACAACTGGGCGATATCAGCAGGGGCTATGCTAGCATATTCTTGCCGCTTCGTCGTTATAGCAAAAGATGCCGCAATGGGAGCAGCAGAGCCCGTCTTCGCCGGTGGAGAGGGTGGTATGACATCAGCGCCAGAGAAAGTTAACTCCGCGCTACGCGCAGACTTTGCCAATAGAGCAAGATTCTTCGGACGTAACGCACTATTAGCAGAAGCTATGGTTGATAAAGACGCCATCATCGTAATAAGAGACGGTATCATAATAAAACTCGATACCGTAGAACAAATGCGTACAACAGGGAAAAAACGAGACGAAATCATCAGCGCTGAAGGTAAACTCTTAACCCTTGACGCTACAGAGCTTATGGGTTATGGCGTTGCCGATATGATGGTGATGCCACAAAAACGCGAACCAATAACGCCACAAGAAAAAGACGATGGGAAGTGGCACAAAGATAAATCACCAATATTTACACATCCATACTTCTCCAATACACCAGAAAACCTCGTCGTCAACACATACGAAATGGACTGGAAAGGGAAATTCTTCGCCCTACTAGCAAGCCCTATAGTATCTTCACTGCTGTTCCTCGGACTTATGTTAGGATTCTACACGGAATTTAGAACGCCAGGGTTCG
Above is a window of Waddliaceae bacterium DNA encoding:
- a CDS encoding phosphatase PAP2 family protein: MKHRYIFFILLSAAIFLIGSWLLPATREIWDGIDIAVFEYLNGSLSGDISWWNKMWFLLNTHTAKFFIAISMNLFYLYYLFFGKRRDFLYRMSQLLALTIFVGLATVIGKLLIQWGLEYHRQSPTAVLSGAIRLTELFPGHRIRDFSANSFPGDNAAVLFSWLGIVWFIGRWRYGVPATMLAVFLALPRLFSGAHWLSDVIVGGGALSLVTLAMLFGTKAHDVISESFYSVVLLAKKFGIRSSE